In Nicotiana tabacum cultivar K326 chromosome 21, ASM71507v2, whole genome shotgun sequence, one DNA window encodes the following:
- the LOC107760918 gene encoding protein LIGHT-DEPENDENT SHORT HYPOCOTYLS 10-like yields MQAMMSNDHRKVEEGEGEGSSATVTLAPSDNHLQLPPPPQLSRYESQKRRDWNTFGQYLKNLRPPIPLSQCNYNHVLEFLRYLDQFGKTKVHLHGCPFFGQPEPPAPCACPLRQAWGSLDALIGRLRAAYEENGGLPENNPFASGSIRIYLREVRDFQAKARGISYKKKKKKRKLQINASTNAEATATFQLQFS; encoded by the coding sequence ATGCAAGCTATGATGTCAAATGATCATAGAAAAgttgaagaaggagaaggagaaggatcATCAGCTACTGTAACCCTAGCACCATCTGATAACCATCTTCAGCTACCACCACCGCCCCAACTGAGCAGGTATGAGTCTCAAAAACGCCGTGATTGGAATACTTTTGGACAGTACTTAAAAAACCTAAGGCCACCAATTCCTTTATCCCAGTGCAACTATAACCATGTACTAGAATTTCTCCGATACCTAGATCAATTCGGGAAAACTAAGGTGCATTTACATGGTTGCCCTTTTTTCGGGCAACCAGAGCCACCAGCGCCTTGTGCTTGTCCTCTCAGACAAGCATGGGGTAGCCTAGATGCACTCATTGGTAGGCTTAGAGCTGCCTATGAAGAAAATGGTGGTTTGCCAGAGAATAATCCTTTTGCAAGTGGTTCTATACGTATTTATCTTCGCGAGGTAAGGGATTTTCAAGCTAAAGCAAGAGGAATTtcatataagaagaagaagaagaaaaggaagttgCAAATTAATGCAAGTACTAATGCTGAGGCAACTGCAACATTTCAGCTGCAATTTTCTTGA
- the LOC107760917 gene encoding peptide-N4-(N-acetyl-beta-glucosaminyl)asparagine amidase A, giving the protein MAFSFLFLVFFSLLQQPLFSTATLHSSTSLFRSQLITQLDSSSSKNATPTTYFEVTKPINLPKTKPCSYLVLQHDFGYTYGKPPVLANYTPPSNCPSQKFSKIVLEWKATCKGRQFDRIFGVWLSGVEIFRSCTAEPRANGIIWTVKKDITRYYSLLMTNQTLVVYIGNLVDSTYTGVYNVKLFIHFYPAEEKHIDNELNLDYSYKPFYSGADLILPISRNLPLNDGLWFEVENSKDVLSKEFKIPQNAYRAILEVYVSFHENDEFWYSNPPNNYITTNNLTGTPGNGAFREVVVSVDDMIVGAVWPFTVIYTGGVNPLLWRPISGIGSFDLPSYDIEITPLLGKILDGRTHKISFSVTDALNVWYIDANLHLWLDEKSIKTEGKLLEYSSLPLSFSLVTNFTGIDGSFLTNASRSITLTGWVKSSYGNITTKSAQSLSYGNYMVMGNEGNLQIVDQLIYFNDTVDVMMPSSSVQSLDSFKKFLLLLYTNNVDKGDDSYASISNITLGFDDKRVRSSEYGSSTSFTENMQKAQGYMLVKGRLVVSGLGSTQQVYKYKDDSCCYSRNISSSNYTIHYDKVSDNCPRSTSSHWPFSFGKFWSVPARRVFLASHFGDVKDGV; this is encoded by the coding sequence ATGGCTTTCTCTTTCCTCTTCTTGGTTTTTTTCTCTCTACTCCAACAACCTCTCTTTTCCACCGCAACTCTTCACAGTAGTACATCTCTCTTTAGATCACAACTCATTACccagctagactcttcttcttcCAAGAATGCCACCCCAACAACCTATTTTGAAGTCACCAAACCCATAAATCTGCCCAAAACCAAACCTTGCTCATATCTAGTCCTTCAACATGACTTTGGTTACACATATGGAAAACCCCCTGTTCTTGCTAACTACACACCCCCTTCAAATTGCCCATCTCAGAAATTTTCCAAGATTGTGCTTGAATGGAAAGCAACATGTAAAGGAAGGCAATTTGATAGAATTTTTGGTGTTTGGCTTAGTGGGGTTGAGATTTTCAGGAGTTGTACTGCTGAGCCAAGGGCTAATGGGATTATTTGGACTGTTAAGAAGGATATTACAAGGTATTATTCTTTGCTTATGACAAATCAAACTCTTGTTGTTTATATTGGGAACTTAGTTGATAGTACTTATACTGGTGTTTACAATGTGAAACTTTTTATTCACTTTTATCCTGCTGAAGAAAAACATATTGATAATGAGCTGAATTTGGATTACTCTTATAAACCATTTTATTCTGGGGCTGATTTGATCTTACCCATTTCAAGAAATTTGCCTTTAAATGATGGTTTGTGGTTTGAGGTTGAGAATTCTAAAGATGTTCTATCAAAGGAATTTAAAATTCCCCAAAATGCTTATAGGGCTATACTGGAAGTTTATGTTTCATTTCATGAAAATGATGAGTTCTGGTATAGTAATCCACCGAATAACTACATTACTACGAATAACCTTACTGGAACGCCAGGGAATGGAGCTTTTAGGGAAGTAGTAGTTAGTGTTGATGATATGATAGTTGGTGCAGTTTGGCCTTTCACCGTGATCTATACCGGGGGTGTCAATCCCCTCTTGTGGAGACCAATAAGTGGAATTGGCTCGTTTGATCTTCCTTCGTATGACATTGAAATTACGCCATTGTTAGGAAAGATTTTAGATGGGCGTACCCATAAGATTTCATTCAGTGTCACGGATGCTCTGAACGTGTGGTATATTGACGCAAATTTGCATCTTTGGTTGGACGAAAAGAGTATAAAGACAGAAGGGAAGTTATTGGAATACAGTAGTCTACCCCTTTCCTTTTCTCTTGTGACCAATTTTACAGGCATTGATGGATCTTTCCTCACAAATGCTAGTAGGTCAATCACATTGACAGGATGGGTAAAGTCATCCTATGGGAATATCACTACTAAGTCAGCTCAAAGTTTAAGTTATGGTAACTATATGGTGATGGGAAATGAGGGAAACTTGCAAATTGTGGATCAGCTTATCTATTTCAATGATACTGTTGATGTCATGATGCCATCTTCGTCTGTCCAGTCTCTTGATTCTTTTAAAAAGTTTCTGCTTCTCTTGTATACCAACAATGTAGACAAAGGAGATGATAGCTATGCCTCAATCTCAAATATTACATTGGGATTTGATGATAAGAGGGTAAGATCTTCCGAGTATGGATCCTCCACCAGCTTTACGGAAAATATGCAAAAAGCACAGGGCTACATGCTTGTAAAGGGCCGGTTGGTGGTTAGCGGGCTTGGGAGTACCCAACAAGTCTACAAATATAAAGACGATTCATGCTGCTATTCTAGGAACATAAGCAGCTCAAATTACACAATACATTATGATAAAGTCAGCGATAATTGCCCCAGAAGCACTTCGTCTCATTGGCCTTTCAGCTTCGGCAAATTTTGGTCTGTACCTGCTAGAAGGGTTTTTTTGGCATCTCATTTTGGTGATGTTAAAGATGGTGTCTGA